In a single window of the Streptomyces sp. 846.5 genome:
- a CDS encoding ABC transporter permease: protein MDAAQQHEQDIVESPLGQDEPEPTSQHTEQAPPLVRRPVPGLASRIRNVSARYAVIAVWAAMIAVYAAAEPGLFLRTPTFQTIFSSQQPLVFLTMALLCTICVGEFVDLSVPAVFSFSATLLPVLVVDHGWAVWPAAAVAVLAGVAIGAVNGVLVVVAEVNTIVVTLGMSTLLGGISLWMSHLNSVSGLSAGFGKIALYEVGGLPVSFYYGLVLVAGFAYLLAFSPLGRHIRFVGASREVSRLSGVKVDRIRFGSFVAAGLLCGVGAVIAVAALGGYNPTTADSYLLPTFAAVFLGTAIIEPGTFNPIGTLIGIYFLETGILGLQLLGLQAWVSPVFYGGVLVVAVTLSTLLRRRRS from the coding sequence ATGGACGCCGCCCAGCAGCATGAACAGGACATCGTGGAAAGCCCGCTGGGCCAGGATGAGCCCGAGCCGACATCTCAGCACACCGAGCAGGCGCCACCGCTGGTCCGTAGGCCGGTGCCTGGCCTGGCCTCCCGGATCCGCAACGTCTCCGCGCGCTATGCGGTGATCGCCGTCTGGGCGGCCATGATCGCGGTCTACGCCGCGGCGGAGCCCGGCCTGTTCCTGCGGACGCCGACCTTCCAGACCATCTTCAGCTCGCAGCAGCCGCTGGTGTTCCTCACCATGGCCCTGCTGTGCACCATCTGCGTGGGGGAGTTCGTCGACCTCTCGGTCCCGGCGGTGTTCAGCTTCTCCGCGACGCTGCTGCCCGTCCTGGTCGTCGACCACGGCTGGGCCGTGTGGCCGGCGGCGGCCGTCGCGGTCCTGGCGGGGGTGGCGATCGGCGCGGTCAACGGTGTGCTGGTGGTCGTGGCCGAGGTGAACACCATCGTGGTGACGCTGGGGATGAGCACCCTGCTCGGCGGCATCTCACTGTGGATGTCCCACCTCAACTCGGTCAGCGGGCTCTCGGCCGGGTTCGGGAAAATCGCCCTGTACGAGGTGGGCGGCCTGCCGGTGTCCTTCTACTACGGGCTGGTGCTGGTGGCGGGCTTCGCCTACCTGCTGGCGTTCTCCCCGCTGGGACGCCACATACGCTTCGTCGGAGCCAGCCGGGAGGTCAGCCGGCTCTCCGGGGTCAAGGTCGACCGGATCCGCTTCGGCTCCTTCGTCGCGGCCGGTCTGCTCTGCGGAGTAGGCGCCGTGATCGCCGTCGCCGCCCTGGGCGGCTACAACCCGACGACGGCCGACAGCTATCTGCTGCCGACCTTCGCCGCGGTCTTCCTCGGCACCGCGATCATCGAGCCGGGAACCTTCAACCCCATCGGCACCCTGATCGGGATCTACTTCCTGGAGACCGGCATCCTCGGGCTGCAACTGCTGGGCCTGCAGGCCTGGGTGTCGCCGGTCTTCTACGGAGGCGTCCTGGTCGTCGCGGTGACCCTGTCGACGCTGCTGCGCCGACGAAGGTCGTAG
- a CDS encoding amidohydrolase family protein — MFIVDTQIHVWKEETPDRPWVPGARERIRLNGHREEAFSFDEAIGLMDEAGVDRALILPPSWEGDRIDYSLEACEAYPDRFGIMARIPQNKPAEGAAMMRDFAQNPHVKGTRLTFHRPIDRNWMIDGTNDWYWPLAEELGLPTMVHAPVWKAELGAIAADHPQLKIIIDHMGIMARCVDDAIGYWAQETADLHKHPNIYVKVSAIPGYSTQPFPNLNIAKYVHAMVDRMGKERCFWGTDITRLMGHGLTWKDTIDQFTEHFGFSEEQLEWIMGRGISEVLGWPIPAEASAAAPAKVEAGEAAR; from the coding sequence ATGTTCATCGTCGACACCCAGATCCACGTCTGGAAGGAAGAGACCCCGGACCGCCCCTGGGTGCCCGGTGCCCGTGAGCGCATCCGGCTGAACGGACACCGGGAGGAGGCCTTCAGCTTCGATGAGGCCATCGGGCTGATGGACGAGGCCGGCGTGGACCGTGCGCTGATCCTTCCCCCGTCCTGGGAGGGCGACCGCATCGACTACTCGCTGGAGGCGTGCGAGGCGTACCCGGACCGCTTCGGCATCATGGCCCGGATCCCGCAGAACAAGCCGGCGGAGGGCGCCGCGATGATGCGTGACTTTGCCCAGAACCCGCACGTCAAGGGCACGAGGCTGACCTTCCACCGGCCGATCGACCGGAACTGGATGATCGACGGCACCAATGACTGGTACTGGCCGCTGGCCGAGGAGCTGGGCCTGCCGACGATGGTGCACGCGCCGGTCTGGAAGGCCGAGCTGGGCGCGATCGCGGCCGACCACCCCCAGCTGAAGATCATCATCGACCACATGGGGATCATGGCCCGCTGCGTGGACGACGCCATCGGCTACTGGGCCCAGGAGACCGCGGACCTGCACAAGCACCCCAACATCTACGTCAAGGTCTCGGCCATCCCCGGCTACTCCACCCAGCCCTTCCCCAACCTGAACATCGCCAAGTACGTGCACGCGATGGTCGACCGGATGGGCAAGGAGCGCTGCTTCTGGGGCACCGACATCACCCGTCTCATGGGTCACGGTCTGACCTGGAAGGACACCATCGACCAGTTCACCGAGCACTTCGGCTTCAGCGAGGAGCAGCTTGAGTGGATCATGGGCCGGGGCATCAGCGAGGTGCTGGGCTGGCCGATCCCGGCCGAGGCATCGGCGGCGGCGCCGGCCAAGGTGGAGGCCGGGGAGGCGGCGCGATGA
- the lhgO gene encoding L-2-hydroxyglutarate oxidase produces the protein MRPVGIVGAGLVGLAIARLLTQRGHEVVVFEKEAEVSLHQSGHNSGVVHSGIYYTPGSLKAVLCRRGVTLIQEFCEKHELEYREIGKVIVAHSDAEVARLRELETRAEANGVPGVTWLDPARLRDLEPNVQGLAALHSPTTAIVDYRQIARAMADEVTEAGGRVLLGHPVTAITPNPRHGVTVRSGEQQFELGSLVICAGLQSDTVAGLAGDQPSPAIIAFRGEYFRLRPERAGLVRGLVYPVPDPEYPFLGTHLTPRIDGSVDVGPNAVFAFAREGYRRSDVNLRELGRALAWPGTRRLAKEHWRMGLREMRGSLSKRAFTAAAQRYVPELRPDDLVPAPAGVRAQALDERGRLVDDFRISTVGPVTAVRNAPSPAATSCMAIAEHVVDRLAPTL, from the coding sequence GTGCGGCCGGTCGGCATCGTCGGGGCCGGACTGGTCGGTCTGGCCATCGCCCGGCTGCTGACCCAGCGTGGCCATGAGGTCGTCGTCTTCGAGAAGGAGGCGGAGGTCTCGCTGCACCAGTCGGGGCACAACTCCGGCGTGGTCCACTCCGGGATCTACTACACCCCCGGCTCGCTCAAGGCCGTGCTCTGCCGGCGCGGGGTGACGCTGATTCAGGAGTTCTGCGAGAAGCACGAGCTGGAGTACCGGGAGATCGGCAAGGTCATCGTCGCGCACTCGGACGCCGAGGTGGCGCGGCTGCGCGAGCTGGAGACCCGGGCCGAGGCCAACGGCGTGCCCGGCGTCACCTGGCTGGACCCCGCGCGGCTGCGCGATCTCGAACCGAACGTCCAGGGGCTGGCCGCGCTGCACTCGCCGACGACCGCGATCGTGGACTACAGGCAGATCGCCCGGGCCATGGCGGACGAGGTCACCGAGGCCGGCGGCCGGGTGCTGCTCGGGCATCCGGTCACCGCGATCACCCCGAACCCCCGTCACGGCGTCACCGTCCGCAGCGGCGAGCAGCAGTTCGAGCTGGGCAGCCTGGTGATCTGCGCCGGACTGCAGTCGGACACCGTGGCCGGGCTGGCCGGTGACCAGCCGTCGCCCGCGATCATCGCCTTCCGCGGCGAGTACTTCCGGCTCCGGCCGGAGCGGGCCGGCCTGGTGCGCGGGCTGGTCTACCCGGTGCCGGACCCGGAGTACCCGTTCCTCGGCACGCATCTGACGCCGCGGATCGACGGCAGCGTGGACGTCGGCCCGAACGCGGTCTTCGCGTTCGCCCGCGAGGGCTACCGGCGCAGCGACGTCAACCTGCGCGAGCTGGGCCGGGCGCTGGCCTGGCCGGGCACCCGCCGGCTGGCGAAGGAGCACTGGCGGATGGGGCTGCGCGAGATGCGCGGTTCGCTGTCCAAGCGCGCCTTCACCGCCGCCGCGCAGCGGTACGTGCCGGAGCTGAGGCCGGACGACCTGGTGCCGGCCCCGGCCGGGGTCCGCGCGCAGGCCCTGGACGAGCGCGGCCGACTGGTGGACGACTTCCGGATCTCCACGGTGGGGCCGGTGACCGCGGTGCGCAACGCGCCCTCGCCCGCCGCCACCTCCTGCATGGCGATCGCGGAACACGTGGTCGACCGCCTGGCTCCGACGCTCTGA
- a CDS encoding cupin domain-containing protein, translated as MTIIKAAAVTRLNRGGSVETIPLVTRAGAVEKTTLTSGISTYPVGTGAPLHTHNCVEHVTILSGAAEVEIDGVATPLQQYDTTYVEAGIPHLFRNTGDTPMTILWVYDSGYVTRTFMATGVTVEHLSPEDRMVAES; from the coding sequence GTGACGATCATCAAGGCAGCGGCTGTGACCAGGCTCAACAGGGGTGGCAGTGTGGAGACGATCCCGCTGGTCACCCGCGCCGGCGCGGTCGAGAAGACCACCTTGACCTCCGGCATCAGTACGTATCCGGTGGGCACCGGAGCGCCTTTGCACACCCACAATTGCGTGGAGCACGTGACGATACTGAGCGGTGCCGCCGAAGTCGAGATCGACGGGGTGGCGACCCCGTTGCAGCAGTACGACACGACGTATGTCGAGGCCGGAATTCCGCACCTTTTCCGCAACACCGGGGACACCCCGATGACCATTCTGTGGGTGTACGACTCCGGATATGTCACCCGTACCTTCATGGCCACCGGAGTGACCGTGGAGCACCTGTCGCCGGAGGACCGGATGGTCGCGGAGAGCTGA
- a CDS encoding putative quinol monooxygenase — MSYVVIARYRAQPGSEKQVGQSLRNMLAPSRAESGNLRYDVYRDPQDSAAFVLCEEYTDQAAFEAHLASDHFDRWLRQGTLPLLAERHRHDLVPLDA; from the coding sequence ATGTCCTACGTCGTGATTGCCCGCTACCGCGCACAGCCGGGTTCCGAGAAGCAGGTAGGGCAATCCCTGCGGAACATGCTGGCCCCCAGCCGGGCGGAAAGCGGAAATCTTCGCTACGACGTCTACCGCGATCCCCAGGACAGCGCGGCTTTCGTCCTCTGCGAGGAGTACACGGACCAGGCCGCGTTCGAGGCGCACCTCGCCTCGGACCATTTCGACCGGTGGCTCCGCCAGGGAACCCTGCCCCTCCTGGCGGAGCGTCACCGGCACGATCTGGTGCCGCTCGACGCGTAG
- a CDS encoding sugar ABC transporter ATP-binding protein has translation METAAAAEPRAGGPEPGRHRLEVAGLSKTFGPARVLRDVRLQVAPGELHGLVGQNGCGKSTLVKILTGVYTPDPGGSLTVDGRSLALPVRLAEQREAGVSVVHQNLGLVDERTIWENVRLGRYRAGRLSRRIDRKEERRAVEEVLVRLGRPMDVGERAGALSAEDRAAVAIARAMQDHRPGSGLIIFDESTRALGRSARSRFFDLVRSLIAGGASVLLISHQLEEIVEVTDRVTVLRDGAVIEAGVPTSEVDETALTRMMLGRHLVTHDRVVTHAQEEAPASVRGLSVGPVEGLDLDIRRGEIVGFTGLVGSGFQEAAEAIGGARRAQAGRLTVRDQDLALGQRRGSTSEFVAAGVAFVPERRLEEGLAGELSVADNLTLPRVRSRGGPLRIGAAWQAEETAEMIARLDIRPPDPRAPVATLSGGNQQKVLLGKWLAGRPKLLVLHEPTQAVDVGARHDIIDAIRAAAKDGCGVVLASVDAVDLAVLCDRVLVFRDGRVAQELSGELDQDAIVQATFGATENGKGWVG, from the coding sequence ATGGAGACGGCTGCCGCCGCCGAGCCGCGGGCCGGCGGGCCCGAGCCGGGGCGCCACCGGCTGGAGGTCGCCGGGCTGTCCAAGACGTTCGGGCCGGCCCGGGTGCTCCGCGACGTCCGACTGCAGGTCGCCCCGGGCGAGTTGCACGGCCTGGTGGGTCAGAACGGATGCGGGAAGTCGACCCTGGTGAAGATCCTGACCGGGGTGTACACGCCCGATCCGGGCGGGTCGCTGACGGTGGACGGGCGGTCGCTGGCGCTGCCGGTCCGGCTGGCGGAGCAGCGCGAGGCCGGGGTCTCGGTCGTCCACCAGAACCTCGGCCTGGTCGACGAACGGACCATCTGGGAGAACGTGCGGCTGGGCCGCTACCGGGCCGGCCGGCTGTCCCGGCGGATCGACCGGAAGGAGGAGCGGCGGGCGGTCGAGGAGGTCCTGGTCAGGCTGGGCCGTCCGATGGACGTCGGCGAGCGGGCCGGGGCGCTGTCCGCGGAGGACCGTGCGGCCGTCGCCATCGCGCGGGCGATGCAGGACCACCGCCCGGGCAGCGGTCTGATCATCTTCGACGAGTCCACCCGGGCGCTCGGCCGGTCGGCCCGGTCCCGGTTCTTCGACCTGGTCAGGTCGCTGATCGCGGGCGGGGCCTCGGTGCTGCTGATCTCGCACCAGCTGGAGGAGATCGTGGAGGTGACCGACCGGGTCACCGTGCTGCGCGACGGCGCCGTGATCGAGGCGGGCGTCCCCACCAGCGAGGTCGACGAGACCGCGCTCACCCGGATGATGCTCGGACGCCATCTGGTCACCCACGACCGGGTGGTCACCCACGCCCAGGAGGAGGCGCCGGCCTCGGTGCGGGGGCTGTCCGTCGGTCCGGTGGAGGGCTTGGACCTGGACATCAGGCGGGGCGAGATCGTGGGCTTCACCGGACTGGTGGGCTCGGGCTTCCAGGAGGCAGCCGAGGCCATCGGTGGCGCGCGGCGGGCTCAGGCCGGTCGACTCACGGTCCGGGACCAGGATCTGGCGCTGGGTCAAAGGCGTGGCTCCACCAGTGAGTTCGTCGCGGCCGGAGTGGCCTTCGTGCCCGAGCGGCGTCTTGAGGAAGGGCTCGCCGGGGAGTTGTCGGTGGCCGACAATCTGACCCTGCCCCGGGTCCGCAGCCGCGGCGGCCCGCTGCGGATCGGCGCGGCCTGGCAGGCCGAGGAGACCGCCGAGATGATCGCCCGGCTCGACATCCGGCCGCCCGACCCCAGGGCTCCGGTCGCCACGCTCAGTGGCGGCAACCAGCAGAAGGTGCTGCTGGGCAAGTGGCTGGCCGGCAGGCCCAAGCTGCTGGTGCTGCACGAGCCCACACAGGCGGTCGACGTCGGGGCCCGGCACGACATCATCGACGCGATCCGGGCGGCGGCGAAGGACGGCTGCGGGGTCGTGCTGGCCTCGGTCGACGCGGTCGACCTGGCCGTGCTGTGCGACCGGGTGCTGGTCTTCCGGGACGGCCGGGTCGCCCAGGAACTCAGCGGCGAACTGGACCAGGACGCCATCGTGCAAGCGACGTTCGGCGCAACCGAGAACGGAAAGGGGTGGGTTGGCTGA
- a CDS encoding aldehyde dehydrogenase family protein, whose protein sequence is MSVKSVPRLVGGEWRMPTGERTLDVVDPADTRRVVARIPAMTAPEVTELYDEAAGAAAGWAALSPLDRAAVMSRGARTLRERSEEIAADLVAEMGKTRAEAEGEVEKAADFFDYYAGFARQPWGELLADGRAGTRTSVRREPVGVVLLVTPWNDPLLTPARKLAPALIAGNTVVLKPATQTPLVSLHLARALHDSGLPAGVLGVAVGSIRQIEQALLDDPRIDAVSFTGSTPVGRSLQRRLAGRNVRLQTELGGKNASAVLADADLDLAVRTIASAAFGQTGQRCTATSRVVVDRAVAEQVVSGLVAQAEALRVGPGEGKDTGIGPLADPGHRDSVLEHIARAAAQGAGIAAGGAAPEGEEYAHGCYVRPTVLVGVDRDMDIWREEVFGPVIAVQVVDGFDAAVEAVNDSVYGLSSAVFTRDLRQAEAFSDRVRTGQVSVNLPTMGWDVHMPFGGFGDSGSAFKEQGSEALRFYTRVKTVAVRYDTGV, encoded by the coding sequence ATGTCAGTGAAATCAGTGCCGCGGCTGGTCGGCGGGGAGTGGCGGATGCCGACGGGCGAGCGCACGCTCGACGTCGTCGATCCCGCCGACACCCGCCGGGTGGTCGCCCGGATCCCGGCGATGACCGCTCCCGAGGTGACCGAGCTCTACGACGAGGCAGCCGGGGCGGCCGCCGGCTGGGCCGCGCTGTCCCCGCTGGACCGCGCCGCGGTGATGAGCCGGGGCGCCCGCACACTGCGCGAGCGGAGCGAGGAGATCGCCGCCGACCTGGTGGCCGAGATGGGCAAGACCCGGGCCGAGGCCGAGGGGGAGGTCGAGAAGGCCGCCGACTTCTTCGACTACTACGCCGGGTTCGCCCGACAGCCGTGGGGCGAACTGCTCGCCGACGGGCGGGCGGGCACCCGGACCAGCGTCCGCCGCGAGCCGGTCGGGGTCGTCCTGCTGGTCACCCCCTGGAACGACCCGCTGCTCACCCCGGCCCGCAAGCTGGCCCCGGCGCTGATCGCGGGCAACACGGTGGTGCTCAAGCCGGCCACGCAGACCCCGCTGGTGTCGCTGCACCTGGCCCGGGCGCTGCACGACTCCGGGCTGCCGGCCGGGGTGCTGGGAGTGGCGGTCGGCAGCATCCGGCAGATCGAGCAGGCGCTGCTGGACGACCCCCGGATCGACGCGGTCTCCTTCACCGGCAGCACTCCGGTCGGCCGGTCGCTGCAGCGGCGGCTGGCCGGGCGCAACGTCCGGCTGCAGACGGAGCTGGGCGGCAAGAACGCCTCGGCGGTCCTCGCCGACGCCGATCTGGACCTGGCCGTCCGCACCATCGCCTCGGCGGCCTTCGGCCAGACCGGGCAGCGCTGCACCGCCACCAGCCGGGTCGTGGTCGACCGGGCCGTCGCCGAACAGGTCGTCAGCGGCCTGGTGGCGCAGGCCGAGGCGCTGCGGGTCGGCCCGGGCGAGGGCAAGGACACCGGCATCGGCCCGCTGGCGGACCCGGGACACCGGGACAGCGTGCTGGAGCACATCGCGCGGGCGGCCGCCCAGGGCGCGGGCATCGCCGCCGGCGGAGCCGCGCCCGAGGGTGAGGAGTATGCCCACGGCTGCTACGTCCGGCCCACCGTCCTGGTCGGCGTCGACAGGGACATGGACATCTGGCGCGAGGAGGTCTTCGGCCCGGTGATCGCGGTGCAGGTGGTGGACGGGTTCGACGCCGCGGTCGAGGCGGTCAACGACTCCGTCTACGGGCTGAGCTCGGCCGTGTTCACCCGGGACCTGCGTCAGGCGGAGGCGTTCAGCGACCGGGTCCGGACCGGCCAGGTGTCGGTGAACCTGCCGACCATGGGCTGGGACGTGCACATGCCCTTCGGCGGCTTCGGCGACTCCGGCTCGGCCTTCAAGGAGCAGGGCAGCGAGGCGCTGCGCTTCTACACCCGGGTCAAGACGGTCGCCGTCCGCTACGACACGGGGGTGTGA
- a CDS encoding thiamine pyrophosphate-dependent enzyme, which produces MTDERLDGGEAVLAACRSLGVDVVFASSGSEWAPVWEALARQDRDGTTGPRYVDLLHETLAVAMATGYGLMTRRPQLVLVHAVPGLLQGACGIHGALLAGVPMVVASSESTGYGDGRGQDPGSQWYRNLSIVGGPQAVANPWTKWSTQVGDVSTVYGSVVRAAEIAARPTAGPVYLNIPVEVLLDEWTPSALVGRAIPEAGRRVSTADDLEQAARRLLAAERPVIVTESAGRHADGFEALLELAETLAVPVIEPQAAVCANFPRTNPLHRGGDTAAAVADADLVVLLCCRAPWYPPSDRPVAADVLVIDDVPHRPYVDYQVLGADQYLEGDIGPTLRALTGAVRAVGVDGSKVAARRAELAVPSHSAPAPRQPGEHWIDPGDVVDCLRELLDPDAAVVDETITHARIVQQRLQADRPGRYTYVQGGLGQGIGVALGVKMADTEREVALVIGDGAMLYNPIVQSLSAARTLDLPILIVVFNNRQYRSMKLNHLRFYPDGAAVREDDFRGVDLDGQPELAKVAESLGVLGLSLTEPEQLKAGLAQALASVRSGVSALVDVRVTR; this is translated from the coding sequence ATGACCGATGAGCGTCTCGACGGCGGCGAGGCCGTCCTGGCCGCCTGTCGAAGCCTGGGCGTGGACGTGGTCTTCGCCTCGTCCGGGTCGGAATGGGCCCCGGTCTGGGAGGCGCTGGCGCGCCAGGACCGGGACGGCACCACGGGGCCGCGCTATGTGGACCTGCTGCACGAGACCCTCGCGGTGGCCATGGCCACCGGCTACGGCCTGATGACCCGTCGGCCGCAGCTGGTGCTGGTGCACGCGGTGCCCGGTCTGCTGCAGGGCGCCTGTGGGATTCACGGCGCGCTGCTGGCCGGGGTGCCGATGGTGGTGGCCTCCTCGGAGTCCACCGGCTACGGGGACGGCCGGGGACAGGACCCGGGGTCGCAGTGGTACCGCAACCTGTCGATCGTGGGCGGCCCGCAGGCCGTGGCCAACCCGTGGACCAAGTGGTCCACCCAGGTGGGCGACGTCTCCACGGTGTACGGCTCGGTGGTCCGGGCGGCGGAGATCGCGGCCCGCCCCACGGCGGGGCCGGTCTACCTGAACATCCCGGTGGAGGTGCTGCTCGACGAGTGGACCCCCTCCGCCCTGGTCGGCCGGGCGATCCCGGAAGCCGGCCGACGGGTCAGCACCGCCGACGACCTGGAGCAGGCCGCCCGGCGGCTGCTCGCCGCCGAACGTCCGGTGATCGTCACCGAGTCGGCCGGGCGCCACGCGGACGGGTTCGAGGCGCTGCTGGAACTGGCCGAGACGCTGGCCGTCCCGGTGATCGAGCCGCAGGCGGCGGTGTGCGCGAACTTCCCGCGCACCAACCCGCTGCACCGCGGTGGCGACACCGCCGCCGCGGTCGCCGACGCGGACCTGGTGGTGCTGCTCTGCTGCCGCGCGCCCTGGTACCCGCCGAGCGACCGGCCGGTGGCCGCGGACGTCCTGGTCATCGACGACGTGCCGCACCGGCCCTATGTCGACTACCAGGTGCTGGGCGCGGACCAGTACCTGGAGGGCGACATCGGCCCCACCCTGCGCGCCCTGACCGGGGCCGTTCGGGCGGTCGGCGTGGACGGGAGCAAGGTGGCCGCCCGGCGGGCCGAACTGGCCGTGCCGTCCCACAGCGCGCCGGCTCCCCGGCAGCCCGGGGAGCACTGGATCGACCCCGGCGACGTGGTGGACTGCCTGCGCGAACTGCTGGACCCGGACGCCGCGGTGGTCGACGAGACCATCACCCACGCCCGGATCGTGCAGCAGCGCCTGCAGGCCGACCGCCCCGGCCGCTACACCTACGTCCAGGGCGGCCTGGGCCAGGGCATCGGAGTGGCGCTCGGGGTCAAGATGGCCGACACCGAGCGGGAGGTGGCGCTGGTCATCGGGGACGGGGCGATGCTCTACAACCCGATCGTCCAGTCGCTGTCGGCGGCGCGAACCCTGGACCTGCCGATCCTGATCGTGGTCTTCAACAACCGCCAGTACCGCTCGATGAAACTCAACCACCTGCGCTTCTACCCCGACGGGGCGGCGGTGCGCGAGGACGACTTCCGCGGCGTCGACCTCGACGGCCAGCCGGAACTCGCCAAGGTGGCCGAGTCCCTGGGCGTGCTCGGGCTGAGCCTCACCGAGCCGGAGCAGCTCAAGGCCGGTCTGGCCCAGGCCCTGGCCAGTGTCCGCAGCGGGGTCAGCGCCCTGGTGGACGTACGCGTCACCCGCTGA
- a CDS encoding Ldh family oxidoreductase, whose translation MAKPRTIVPEKALRTLVSDLFVVSGTSREHADTVADVLVWANLRGVDSHGVSRVPRYLELLDSGEAKARPRIRVDHFKSAVAMVDADSAPGPVALTRAMDEAVSMARSAGAAWVAVRGTVHTGAIGYYTERAAQYGMVGLGIVAGVPNMGYPGAAGAAVATSPLSVAVPAGRHPTVLLDMATAVIALGRIAQHKAAGTPLPEGAALTRDGRPTTDPAEAAVPLPMGGAKGAGMSLVFELMASGLTANPIVSSFHSADPEGRRHRQNALLMAIDIAAFTPVEQFRALVDETVETIKALPKTDPDGALLLPGERGSRTLDERILKGVPVPDALLAKLVAQAQARKVAVPEGIPQ comes from the coding sequence GTGGCCAAACCACGCACCATCGTGCCGGAGAAGGCGCTGCGCACGCTGGTCAGCGACCTCTTCGTCGTGTCAGGAACCAGCAGGGAGCACGCCGACACCGTCGCCGACGTCCTGGTCTGGGCGAATCTGCGGGGGGTCGACTCCCACGGGGTGTCCCGGGTCCCGCGCTACCTGGAACTCCTGGACAGCGGCGAGGCCAAGGCCAGGCCGCGGATCCGGGTGGACCACTTCAAGTCGGCGGTCGCCATGGTCGACGCCGATTCGGCCCCCGGCCCGGTGGCGCTAACCCGGGCGATGGACGAGGCGGTCAGCATGGCCCGCTCGGCGGGGGCCGCCTGGGTCGCCGTCCGCGGCACCGTGCACACCGGCGCCATCGGCTACTACACCGAACGGGCCGCCCAGTACGGCATGGTCGGACTGGGCATCGTGGCCGGGGTCCCCAACATGGGCTACCCGGGCGCGGCCGGCGCCGCCGTGGCGACCAGCCCGCTCTCGGTCGCGGTCCCGGCCGGGCGGCATCCCACCGTGCTCCTCGACATGGCCACCGCCGTGATCGCGCTCGGCCGGATCGCCCAGCACAAGGCCGCCGGCACGCCGCTGCCCGAGGGCGCCGCGCTGACCCGGGACGGCCGGCCCACCACGGACCCGGCCGAGGCGGCGGTCCCGCTGCCGATGGGCGGTGCCAAGGGCGCCGGCATGTCGCTGGTCTTCGAGCTGATGGCCAGCGGCCTGACGGCCAATCCGATCGTCAGCTCGTTCCACAGCGCCGACCCGGAGGGCAGGCGGCACCGTCAGAACGCGCTGCTGATGGCCATCGACATCGCCGCCTTCACCCCGGTCGAGCAGTTCCGGGCACTGGTCGACGAGACCGTGGAGACCATCAAGGCGCTGCCGAAGACCGACCCGGACGGCGCACTGCTGCTACCCGGCGAGCGGGGCTCGCGGACGCTGGACGAGCGCATCCTCAAGGGCGTCCCGGTGCCGGACGCGCTGCTGGCCAAGCTGGTCGCGCAGGCCCAGGCCCGCAAGGTCGCCGTGCCGGAGGGGATTCCCCAGTAG